GCCGCCGCGCTTGTTGCCTGCTCTTACGGTGGTCCTTCTTTAGTGTCGACCGTGCTTCCCCGTTCGCGTGATCGCCGTTCCCAGCCGGTTACCTTCGTGGGTTCCCTATTTCCCTTTTTCATTTCTCTTTTTGTTCCCATTATATTTCCGGGATATGGAGATTTATGGGGTAGTTACGGGTGGGGACTACCAACACTATCAGATGTCAAGTTTCAACTGGGTTTTGTGGGATTAGTTCTTGATAATCATTGTGTTCCTTGCAGTTATGGCTTGTCCTTTTTGCCGTATGCCTGGTGGCCCGTGTTCTTCTGTTGATTCTTCTGTAGATGGGTTCAGTGTGGTCCTGGATCGGCGTTGTTGGAGGCGTGTTGTAAGAATATCATTTTATAATTGTGCAATTTTTGGCACACACGCTTATTTCTTTTGGTGTTGCTCATGCTGTTTAGGTTTTGATTATGATCCTTGTTTTGATTTGTTGTGCAGTATGTTCCGTGCAGTGTTAGAGTTCATCTTGCTCGTTACATCGAGGAGTGTAGGGCTTTAGCCATAAGGAGGGGTGACGAAGATACTGATCTTGCTTTTCAGTGCAATGAGGGTTATTTGTATGGTGTCCTATTTAGTCATGGTCGGTTGAGGAGCAAATTCCATGGTCCTTCCTGGGAACGATTGGTCAGTGATTATGGTGTTCGTCCTCGTGATATAATGACCATTAGGCTTGAACATTATGGAACATGGATTGGTATTGATTTTTATCATGTTGGTCGTGGAGATGCGTTGTCTCCTTTACCGTCTGTTGGTAAGGTTTATTTTTAAGGAAGTTTTTAGCTTGTTttattgcacatgatgattttttGTTCCCTTGAGCCTGTGTAATTATATTTTGTAGCTCTTGATGGTTTGAGCGACTCCGAGATGGAACTTGTTGGGAGTTGTTATTACACCCATGGTGTTGTTCTTAATTATCAGCAGATGTATTTCATGAGGTGTCAACTCTTTAATGATGTCTACATACCCTGTTGTCCTTTTGTTCACAGGATTGATTCCATGAATGTTAATGGTCATCATATGGTCAGATTTTTTTCCActgttttttctttgtttctgtttatttatttatttttattatctCTTCTATTTATAGTTTTGAATTTTTGTTCTGTTTCTGATAGCTTGATGTTTTTTGTCAGGTTATTCCTGGTATTGTTGTGAGGAGTTTGAAGGAGTTTGTGACTTTTCCTAGGACTGGCGTTTTAACCCTTGAAGTTACTTTGGAATCTGGTGATgatgatgaaggaaatatgccctagaggcaataataaagttattatttattttcttatatcatgataaatgtttattattcatgctagaattgtattaaccggaaacatgatacatgtgtgaatacatagacaaacagagtgtcactagtatgcctctacttgactagctcgttgatcaaagatggttatgtttcctggccatagacatgagttgtcatttgattaactagatcacatcattaggagaatgatgtgattgacttgacccattccgttagcttagcactcgatcgtttagtatgttgttattgctttcttcatgacttatacatgttcctatgactatgagattatgcaactcccgtttaccggaggaacactttgtgtgctaccaaatgtcacaacgtaactgggtgattataaaggtgctctacaggtgtctccaaaggtacttgttgggttgacgtatttcgagattaggatttgtcgctccgattgtcggagaggtatctctgggcccactcagtaatacacatcactataagccttgcaagcattgtaactaatgagttagttgcgggatgatgtattacggaacgagtaaagagacttgccggtaacgagattgaactaggtactgagataccgacgatcgaatctcgcgcaagtagcataccgatgacaaagggaacaacgtatgttgttatgcggtctgaccgataaagatcttcgtagaatatgtgggagccaatatgagcatccaggttccgctattggttattgaccggagaggtgtctcggtcatgtctacatagttctcgaacccgtagggtccgcacgcttaacgttacgatgacggttatattatgagtttatgtgttttgatgtaccgaaggagttcgaagtcccggatgagatcggggacatgacgaggagtctcgaaatggccgagacgtaaagatcgatatattggacgactatattcggacttcggaaaggttccaagtgattcgggtatttttcggagtacctgagagttacgggaattcgtattgggcataatgggccatacgggaaaggagagaaaggccccaaagggtggccgcacccctccccatggactagtccgaattggactagggaggggggcgcccccttccttctttctccttctcccttcccttctcctattccaacaaggaaaggaggagtcctactcccggtgggagtaggactccccccttggcgcgccctcctccttggccggcggcctcccccttgctcctttatatacgggggcagggggcaccccatagacacaacaattgatcattgatctcttagccgtgtgcggtgcctccctccaccatattacacctcgataatatcgtagcggtgcttaggcgaagccctgcgtcggtagaacatcatcattgtcaccacgccatcgtgctgacgaaactctccctcaacactcggctggatcggagttcaagggacgtcatcgagctgaacgtgtgctgaactcggaggtgccgtgcgttcggtacttgatcggtcggatcgtgaagacgtacgactacatcaaccgcgttgtattaacgcttccgctatcggtctacgagggtacgtggacaacactctcccctctcgttgctatgcatcaccatgatctggcgtgtgcgtaggattttttttttaaattactacgttccccaacagatgaTATATATGTGAGCACTACTTGCTCCTACTTCATTGGCTTGGGTAGTAGAATGGTGTTCAAACAGGAAGGTTTCAGTGATTTTCTCCAGGCATCGTCTATTGAAGTAAACAGCTTGGTGCTGATAACTTTCAAAGAGCGTGATGGGAGGCTTGTTGTTATCTTCAATCTTCTGCCGCAGTGATGTTAGTTATAGCCTTTGAACATAAATGGATTTTGTTTAAAAATCTATGCTACAGTTTAATGTTGTCTAGATACATGAAACGATATGAACCTAAGTGTTCATTGCTGTTGTATGTTTGTAGAAGAGGTATGGCTGTGCATCTCTTTTAAAGATGTTTTTTTGGACGAATGTTATTTAATTGGGGTCATAGTTATCAATACAGTAGAGGCACGTGTGTTGTTTACTCTGAGGCACGGCTGTGCATCTCTTTTATGTGAGGCACGTGGATTAAGCAAATGAAGGCACGGAATTGAAATCAGTGCAGACACGGTGGTGAGGAGGCACGGGTATACTGAGAGGTACGCGTGTGCAGCGCCAAAGTTGTACGGGCGAGATACTATGGGTTTCATGCGAGAGGCACGTGTGTGTAGTACGTAGAGTTACTGTTGG
The Aegilops tauschii subsp. strangulata cultivar AL8/78 chromosome 3, Aet v6.0, whole genome shotgun sequence genome window above contains:
- the LOC120976911 gene encoding uncharacterized protein encodes the protein MACPFCRMPGGPCSSVDSSVDGFSVVLDRRCWRRVYVPCSVRVHLARYIEECRALAIRRGDEDTDLAFQCNEGYLYGVLFSHGRLRSKFHGPSWERLVSDYGVRPRDIMTIRLEHYGTWIGIDFYHVGRGDALSPLPSVALDGLSDSEMELVGSCYYTHGVVLNYQQMYFMRCQLFNDVYIPCCPFVHRIDSMNVNGHHMVIPGIVVRSLKEFVTFPRTGVLTLEVTLESGDDDEGNMP